A genomic stretch from Chitinophaga agri includes:
- a CDS encoding luciferase domain-containing protein, which translates to MFQFVVNYLGFLKFVPGLPLVFDAWLKLYIFITHAELLNWMDEISGEVQQWPGVISHPHKYGGIQFDCKHKEIGHLHSNGLLDMPLNRRLKAMLIQEGQVEDHHMLKGTGWISFYIRTEKDKQYALRLLKLGYEWRKGNGFSPIGLDGQALSGF; encoded by the coding sequence ATGTTCCAGTTCGTTGTCAACTATCTTGGCTTCTTAAAATTCGTACCAGGCCTTCCACTGGTATTTGACGCCTGGCTGAAGCTATATATATTCATTACACACGCGGAACTGCTTAACTGGATGGATGAGATCTCCGGGGAAGTACAGCAGTGGCCCGGCGTGATTAGCCACCCTCATAAATATGGCGGTATACAGTTCGATTGTAAACACAAAGAAATAGGTCATTTACATAGCAACGGCCTACTGGATATGCCGCTCAACCGGCGGCTGAAGGCTATGTTAATACAGGAAGGACAGGTAGAAGACCATCATATGTTAAAAGGTACCGGATGGATTAGTTTTTACATTCGTACCGAAAAAGATAAGCAGTATGCACTGCGACTTTTAAAACTCGGATATGAGTGGAGGAAAGGAAATGGATTTTCTCCAATCGGATTAGATGGACAGGCGCTTAGCGGGTTTTAA
- a CDS encoding TetR/AcrR family transcriptional regulator translates to MPLKNTGTEQLIKDTAKQLLFAEGKLHATTQEIADAAGVNRTALHYYFRSRDQLIAAIFQDAMQALSQRLDECMVSEGTFRAKTENIIEVFLKDMIAFPYQETFLITEMNTFGKKLITNIQSDPVKSYLKEAAEEMERGNIEKMNPIHFLMNLFSLLSYPLIMAPLYKKMFRISAKDFQKLIDERGKVIMGMLFKV, encoded by the coding sequence ATGCCGCTTAAAAATACAGGCACTGAACAGCTTATAAAAGATACCGCAAAACAATTGCTTTTTGCGGAAGGAAAATTGCATGCTACGACCCAGGAAATAGCAGATGCAGCAGGCGTTAACAGAACTGCATTACATTATTATTTCCGCTCGAGAGATCAGCTGATTGCTGCCATATTTCAGGATGCGATGCAGGCACTGAGCCAACGCCTAGACGAATGCATGGTATCTGAAGGAACTTTTAGAGCTAAGACGGAGAATATCATTGAGGTGTTCCTCAAGGATATGATCGCTTTTCCGTATCAGGAAACTTTTCTGATCACGGAGATGAATACTTTTGGTAAGAAGCTGATCACTAATATTCAGTCAGACCCTGTAAAATCTTACTTAAAGGAAGCAGCTGAGGAAATGGAGAGGGGGAATATCGAGAAAATGAATCCCATCCATTTTCTGATGAACTTGTTTTCTCTTTTGTCTTATCCATTGATCATGGCACCGCTTTATAAAAAGATGTTCAGGATATCAGCGAAAGATTTTCAGAAGCTGATAGATGAGCGGGGAAAGGTTATTATGGGGATGTTGTTTAAGGTTTAG
- a CDS encoding ABC-F family ATP-binding cassette domain-containing protein, protein MGLIIRSLSYLHPDNAELFHDLNFILNDGEKAALVGINGAGKSTLLRLISGALQPTSGEISWSEKPWYVPQHLGEFDALSVAKAMEADTKLGALHAILNGDTDPCYFNALDDDWDIENSVRKVLEKWGLGNINENRLLGSLSGGQKTRVFLSAMDMNSPDLILLDEPSNHLDVRMRAKLYDMILHSKSTMLIVSHDRRLLNLMNKTLELSEKGIEVFGGNFDFYQQQKMEKVNALRARLNEQSRALKESARKAGDMADHRAQQELKGRSYGLSNSIPQIIAGGLKNKAERSTARMLNAHEEKISTLLHNIEALKAQIQEYETLKIDIRNPEITPGELLIDITDINFRYTESALWSHLSFQIRSGERVRIEGENGSGKTTLLKIITRELKPWEGTYSSADFSYFYLDQQYAMLDPEMTIYEQMQEYNRRGLVREELEELLVCAQFDRESFDRKCAGLSGGEKMKLSLSCLLAGKQAPEVLILDEPTNNLDIQSLAILTLAVKNFKGTLLVISHDEYFIDEIGIDYRISLT, encoded by the coding sequence GTGGGTTTAATCATAAGATCGCTGAGTTATCTTCACCCGGATAATGCGGAGCTTTTCCACGACTTGAACTTTATTTTAAATGATGGAGAAAAGGCGGCATTGGTGGGAATAAATGGCGCTGGAAAATCGACGTTACTGCGTCTCATTTCAGGCGCGCTTCAGCCGACATCCGGAGAGATTAGCTGGTCCGAAAAGCCGTGGTATGTACCTCAGCATTTGGGAGAGTTCGATGCATTGTCTGTTGCGAAGGCGATGGAGGCGGATACAAAACTTGGAGCGTTACATGCCATTTTAAACGGTGATACTGACCCCTGCTATTTTAACGCCCTGGATGATGATTGGGATATTGAAAATAGCGTCAGGAAGGTTCTTGAAAAATGGGGACTAGGTAATATAAATGAGAACCGGTTATTAGGAAGCCTGAGCGGTGGTCAGAAAACACGTGTCTTTCTTTCTGCTATGGACATGAACAGCCCGGACCTGATTTTATTGGATGAGCCTTCTAATCACCTGGACGTGAGAATGCGCGCGAAGTTGTATGATATGATCCTCCACAGTAAATCTACCATGCTTATTGTTAGCCATGACAGAAGATTGCTCAATCTTATGAATAAGACATTAGAGCTAAGCGAAAAGGGGATTGAAGTATTTGGGGGCAATTTTGATTTTTATCAGCAGCAAAAAATGGAAAAAGTAAATGCACTGCGTGCGCGTTTGAACGAGCAGTCCAGGGCATTGAAAGAGTCAGCGCGCAAGGCCGGCGATATGGCTGATCATAGGGCACAACAGGAATTGAAGGGTCGTTCGTATGGATTGAGCAATTCAATACCACAAATTATTGCCGGTGGCTTAAAAAACAAGGCTGAACGTAGTACGGCAAGAATGTTAAATGCACATGAGGAGAAGATAAGCACCCTTCTTCATAATATTGAAGCGCTCAAAGCACAGATACAGGAATATGAAACATTGAAAATCGATATTAGAAATCCCGAAATAACCCCGGGTGAGCTATTAATAGATATAACGGATATTAACTTCCGGTACACTGAAAGCGCATTATGGAGTCATCTCAGTTTTCAGATCAGGTCCGGTGAACGGGTAAGGATCGAAGGTGAGAACGGGAGCGGGAAAACCACCTTGCTAAAGATCATCACGCGCGAACTGAAACCGTGGGAAGGTACCTACAGCAGTGCTGACTTCTCGTATTTTTATCTGGATCAGCAGTATGCTATGCTTGATCCGGAAATGACCATTTATGAGCAGATGCAGGAGTATAACAGACGTGGATTAGTAAGAGAGGAATTAGAAGAACTGCTGGTATGTGCACAGTTTGACCGGGAGAGTTTCGATAGAAAATGTGCTGGATTGAGCGGGGGGGAGAAAATGAAATTATCACTGAGCTGTTTACTGGCCGGTAAACAGGCGCCTGAAGTATTGATCCTGGATGAACCAACGAATAATCTTGACATTCAGAGTTTAGCAATACTTACCCTGGCAGTGAAGAATTTTAAAGGTACTTTGTTAGTAATTTCGCATGACGAATATTTCATTGACGAAATAGGAATTGATTACAGGATCAGTTTAACTTAA